From Sinorhizobium sp. B11:
CAGCAATGGAACGCGTAGAGCCAACCCATGTCGATGCCGATGCCCTTACCAAAGTCTGGTCAGTGACCGAATTCTGCAGCCGGCACCGGCTGGATAGCCAGGAGGAAAAGCGGCTGCTGCAACTCTTCGGCTGCTTCGCGACCGCCAGCGAACTCCTGCACAACGCCCGCCGCGAGCCGAAGTTCCGCTAGCCGACAGCCGCGCCCTCTGCGAAAAAAAGATCGCCAATACAACGTGATTACACTGAAAGATCCGCTCCGACAGGACGGGGGCTGAAGCTTTGCGGCCTTTGCCTCCTTGGTCACCGGATCACCAGCGACTGGGCGCCTGCCGGCCTGTCAGGGATCTAGAACAATCCGATCAGTCGGGCGGAGCTGATCGCAAGGCCGGCGATCGCCACCAGAATGACGACGCTCGCGATGACGAGAAAAATGGGGCTCTTCACAATATCTCCTTCAAGGCCGGCGATGGCCGTGCGCGTGGGGTAGCAGTTGCGATTGAGAGCGGCAACCGTGCGGTCGCGGTCGAGGCCAGATATGGCACCAGATATGGCAATTGTCTGCTACGCCGCAAAGTTGCAGAATAGGCCGCCGCATTCATGCCATGCGACGCTGAGGGGAGCAGGGGCCGATCATGCCATCCATCACCACGGGCAATGCCGAGCAATATAGCGACAGCAAGAAACTTGCCGCGCGCGGGCGCCTGAACCGGGAATATACAATTGCCGAAACCGGCTGGTTTCCCTGGGTGGCGCAGCAGCTTCCCCTTAAAGCCGGCGATCGCCTGCTGGATATCGGCTGCGGCCCCGGCTGGTTCTGGGCTTCGGTCGCCGCCGACCTGCCCGACAATCTCGACCTCACGCTCGCCGATCTCTCCCCCGGCATGCTGCAGGAAGCGCTCGAACGCTGCCACCCGCTCTCCTTTGTCCGCGTGACCGGCCAGCAGGCCGACGTCGCCGCCCTACCCTTCGAAGACGGTTCTTTCGACACCATCATCGCCATGCACATGCTCTACCACGTGGCCGATCAGGCCAAGGCGCTTGCCGAAATGCACCGCGTGCTGAAACCGGGCGGTCACCTTGCGGTGACGACCAATGGTGCGAACAACATGCGCGGCATGTACGAACTGACGACGGCCTTCGGCAGCCCGCCCTGCGACCCCGCCGGTGCAGCTTTCGGCTATGAGACGGCCGAACGACTGATGCAGGCGCAGTTCGGCAACGTGACGATGGCGGAACACCCGGCCCATATGCGGATAACGGAGCCGGAAGACGTGTTCCTGGCGCTGACCTCCTATCCGCCCGGCGACAGGGCGAGCGAAGCCGAGCTTGCGGCGTTTCGGGCAGCGATATCGGAGGCGTTCCGGGCCGGCGGCGGCGTGCTGGAGGTGGGCAAGGAGACGGGATTGTTTCTCAGCCGCAAGGCGGGCTAACCGCAACTCTTCTCCCAAGATTCCGAGAGAAATTTCGTGTTGAAAATTCGCTCCCGCCGTGCAACCTGCATCTGGGGTTTGGGGTAAATATAAATGCTTTCATTTCTTTTCAGTTTACAGGGCATGTCGGTTGCAATGCTTTTCTCGACTGCCGCTCTTCTTCCTACGTCAAGAATTGCCGTGGACAAATGGGCGGAAAAGCTCTTCCCCGATCCTGTTGATTGTGCCTTTGGCGAAGGCGGGCTTTCCTATAACGCCGACAACAAGGAAATGCTGATCAACAACCTCGCCCTGCCCGTCGAGACGACGCAAAGCCTGAAGGCCATGGAAAGCAGGATTTCGGCAACCTGCACCTCGAAGGAAGGACCACCCGTGGTGGTCAATACGGTTGGAGAATATTTCGGAAGCCGCTTCAGCCAGTTCACTCTGCCGATCTACGCTCTCAACGCCGGTGGTGGCTGCATGTCGGATTTCTATTACAGTTTCACTTTCCCGGAAAAAGCAAAGACGGTGCACGACAATATCCTGCAGCGCACCGGCAAGGATCTGAAGGTCATCACCGAAGCCGGGCGCAAGCCGGAATTCGAGGACGATGGCTGGATCACGGACTATGGCACTTACAGCAAATATACCTGCAGCATGATTGGTT
This genomic window contains:
- a CDS encoding class I SAM-dependent methyltransferase, giving the protein MPSITTGNAEQYSDSKKLAARGRLNREYTIAETGWFPWVAQQLPLKAGDRLLDIGCGPGWFWASVAADLPDNLDLTLADLSPGMLQEALERCHPLSFVRVTGQQADVAALPFEDGSFDTIIAMHMLYHVADQAKALAEMHRVLKPGGHLAVTTNGANNMRGMYELTTAFGSPPCDPAGAAFGYETAERLMQAQFGNVTMAEHPAHMRITEPEDVFLALTSYPPGDRASEAELAAFRAAISEAFRAGGGVLEVGKETGLFLSRKAG